One genomic segment of Sminthopsis crassicaudata isolate SCR6 chromosome 2, ASM4859323v1, whole genome shotgun sequence includes these proteins:
- the SPDL1 gene encoding protein Spindly isoform X2, translating into MESELVLNLRRQLKEAEEERMKAAQYGLLLLESQNELQNQLDKMRSEIMSTTENYEQEKFTLQREVELKNRMLESLNSECDAIRQQQKLQLEKLEEQLSRSHGQEVNELKNKLEKLKAELDEARLSEKQLKHKVEHQKEILSAKSEELRIMSERVHETMSSEMLSLQIEITELESVKASLEERINELQYRQEQLELINNNLQHQVECLQGEKEDREKEVVSYFNALEKARVTNQDLQTQLDHALQQSMDPNSKGNSLFAEVEDRRAEMERQLISMKVKYQSLQKQHLFNREQMQRMKLQIATLLQMKGSQTEFEQLERLQAMLEQKNGEVENLLVKIKQLEKFKNLYENMESKPSSSLCASEDNSYYIDLLQMKLENSNKENEKVRDELSLQRMKALYESQRVLEVERKLFTNERHLQLFQSENMNLRVKLDELKMKYEPEEPVEIPVHKRKREKLPLDVPLCKDVVTTSTVLEDPSNIISNSETSTSNIGGESQIPSENSGNSAVTLPLSQTPPVDQQSLKEKKCVKIIGISSSPEALREKNDNTDNSSRLLAAESKLQTEANEGKETASKPERKTFKKTYPTLYVPSKPTQTQCTQQ; encoded by the exons atggaatctGAGTTGGTTTTGAATCTTCGTCGTCAGCTCAAAGAGGCTGAAGAAGAGCGAATGAAAGCAGCACAGTATGGTTTACTACTCTTGGAGAGCCAAAATGAGCTGCAGAATCAATTGGATAAAATGAGAAGTGAAATAATGAGCACAACAGAG AattatgaacaagaaaaatttaCTCTTCAGAGAGAAGTTGAACTTAAAAATCGAATGTTGGAAAGTTTGAATTCTGAATGTGATGCCATTAGACAACAGCAAAAATTGCAgttggaaaaattagaagaacagctATCAAGAAGCCATGGACAGGAAGTGAATGAACTTAAAAACAAG ctGGAAAAGTTGAAAGCTGAATTAGATGAAGCTCGACTAAGTGAAAAACAATTGAAACACAAAGTAGAACATCAGAAAGAAATCTTGTCTGCTAAATCAGAGGAATTGCGGATAATGTCTGAGCGTGTACATGAAACCATGTCTTCCGAAATGCTGAGTCTTCAAATTGAGATAACTGAGTTGGAAAGTGTGAAG GCCAGTCTTGAGGAAAGAATTAATGAGCTGCAATATAGACAAGAACAGCTAGAACTTATTAATAACAACTTACAGCACCAAGTGGAATGTCTTCAAGGggaaaaagaagacagagaaaaagaagttgTTTCATACTTTAATGCATTAGAG aaagctCGTGTAACTAATCAGGATCTACAAACACAATTGGACCATGCATTGCAGCAGTCAATGGACCCCAACAGTAAAGGCAACTCTTTGTTTGCAGAG GTGGAAGATCGAAGGGCAGAAATGGAACGACAGTTGATCAGTATGAAAGTCAAGTATCAATCTCTTCAAaaacaacatttatttaataGAGAACAGATGCAAAGAATGAAG ttACAAATTGCCACACTGCTACAGATGAAAGGGTCACAAACAGAATTTGAGCAACTAGAACGCTTGCAGGCTATGTTAGAGCAGAAGAATGGTGAAGTAGAAAATCTTTTAGTGAAGATAAAGCAGTTAGAGAAATTTAAG aatttatatgaaaatatggaATCCAAGCCTTCTAGTAGCTTGTGTGCTTCAGAAGATAATTCATATTATATTGATTTACTTCAAATGAAGCTTGAAAACTCAAA caaagagaatgaaaaggttAGAGATGAGCTATCCTTACAGCGGATGAAGGCATTATATGAGAGCCAGCGGGTTTTGGAGGTAGAGAGAaaactttttacaaatgaaaggcATCTCCAGCTTTTCCAAAGTGAAAATATGAACCTGAGGGTTAAACTAGATGAGCTGAAAATGAAATACGAACCTGAAG agCCAGTTGAAATACCTGTACATAAAAGAAAGCGTGAGAAGTTGCCTCTGGATGTACCTCTTTGTAAAGATGTGGTTACTACTAGCACTGTCCTAGAAGACCCTTCTAATATAATCTCTAACAGTGAGACCTCTACTAGTAATATAGGAGGAGAAAGCCAGATCCCATCAGAGAATTCTGGGAATTCAGCTGTGactctccctctttcccaaaCTCCACCTGTGGATCAGCAATCTCTGAAGGAAAAGAAGTGTGTGAAAATCATTGGCATTTCCTCCAGTCCAGAAGCTTTAcgtgaaaaaaatgacaacaccGATAATTCTTCCAG GTTATTAGCTGCTGAATCGAAGCTCCAAACAGAAGCTAACGAAGGCAAAGAAACTGCAAGCAAACctgaaagaaaaacttttaagaaaacaTATCCTACCTTATATGTGCCTTCCAAACCAACTCAGACACAGTGTACTCAACAataa
- the SPDL1 gene encoding protein Spindly isoform X4, translating into MLHTYCPIPLCKEGREVQELEKLKAELDEARLSEKQLKHKVEHQKEILSAKSEELRIMSERVHETMSSEMLSLQIEITELESVKASLEERINELQYRQEQLELINNNLQHQVECLQGEKEDREKEVVSYFNALEKARVTNQDLQTQLDHALQQSMDPNSKGNSLFAEVEDRRAEMERQLISMKVKYQSLQKQHLFNREQMQRMKLQIATLLQMKGSQTEFEQLERLQAMLEQKNGEVENLLVKIKQLEKFKNLYENMESKPSSSLCASEDNSYYIDLLQMKLENSNKENEKVRDELSLQRMKALYESQRVLEVERKLFTNERHLQLFQSENMNLRVKLDELKMKYEPEEPVEIPVHKRKREKLPLDVPLCKDVVTTSTVLEDPSNIISNSETSTSNIGGESQIPSENSGNSAVTLPLSQTPPVDQQSLKEKKCVKIIGISSSPEALREKNDNTDNSSRLLAAESKLQTEANEGKETASKPERKTFKKTYPTLYVPSKPTQTQCTQQ; encoded by the exons ATGCTCCACACCTATTGTCCTATACCTCTGtgcaaagaaggaagggaggtacAAGAG ctGGAAAAGTTGAAAGCTGAATTAGATGAAGCTCGACTAAGTGAAAAACAATTGAAACACAAAGTAGAACATCAGAAAGAAATCTTGTCTGCTAAATCAGAGGAATTGCGGATAATGTCTGAGCGTGTACATGAAACCATGTCTTCCGAAATGCTGAGTCTTCAAATTGAGATAACTGAGTTGGAAAGTGTGAAG GCCAGTCTTGAGGAAAGAATTAATGAGCTGCAATATAGACAAGAACAGCTAGAACTTATTAATAACAACTTACAGCACCAAGTGGAATGTCTTCAAGGggaaaaagaagacagagaaaaagaagttgTTTCATACTTTAATGCATTAGAG aaagctCGTGTAACTAATCAGGATCTACAAACACAATTGGACCATGCATTGCAGCAGTCAATGGACCCCAACAGTAAAGGCAACTCTTTGTTTGCAGAG GTGGAAGATCGAAGGGCAGAAATGGAACGACAGTTGATCAGTATGAAAGTCAAGTATCAATCTCTTCAAaaacaacatttatttaataGAGAACAGATGCAAAGAATGAAG ttACAAATTGCCACACTGCTACAGATGAAAGGGTCACAAACAGAATTTGAGCAACTAGAACGCTTGCAGGCTATGTTAGAGCAGAAGAATGGTGAAGTAGAAAATCTTTTAGTGAAGATAAAGCAGTTAGAGAAATTTAAG aatttatatgaaaatatggaATCCAAGCCTTCTAGTAGCTTGTGTGCTTCAGAAGATAATTCATATTATATTGATTTACTTCAAATGAAGCTTGAAAACTCAAA caaagagaatgaaaaggttAGAGATGAGCTATCCTTACAGCGGATGAAGGCATTATATGAGAGCCAGCGGGTTTTGGAGGTAGAGAGAaaactttttacaaatgaaaggcATCTCCAGCTTTTCCAAAGTGAAAATATGAACCTGAGGGTTAAACTAGATGAGCTGAAAATGAAATACGAACCTGAAG agCCAGTTGAAATACCTGTACATAAAAGAAAGCGTGAGAAGTTGCCTCTGGATGTACCTCTTTGTAAAGATGTGGTTACTACTAGCACTGTCCTAGAAGACCCTTCTAATATAATCTCTAACAGTGAGACCTCTACTAGTAATATAGGAGGAGAAAGCCAGATCCCATCAGAGAATTCTGGGAATTCAGCTGTGactctccctctttcccaaaCTCCACCTGTGGATCAGCAATCTCTGAAGGAAAAGAAGTGTGTGAAAATCATTGGCATTTCCTCCAGTCCAGAAGCTTTAcgtgaaaaaaatgacaacaccGATAATTCTTCCAG GTTATTAGCTGCTGAATCGAAGCTCCAAACAGAAGCTAACGAAGGCAAAGAAACTGCAAGCAAACctgaaagaaaaacttttaagaaaacaTATCCTACCTTATATGTGCCTTCCAAACCAACTCAGACACAGTGTACTCAACAataa
- the SPDL1 gene encoding protein Spindly isoform X3 codes for MESELVLNLRRQLKEAEEERMKAAQYGLLLLESQNELQNQLDKMRSEIMSTTELEKLKAELDEARLSEKQLKHKVEHQKEILSAKSEELRIMSERVHETMSSEMLSLQIEITELESVKASLEERINELQYRQEQLELINNNLQHQVECLQGEKEDREKEVVSYFNALEKARVTNQDLQTQLDHALQQSMDPNSKGNSLFAEVEDRRAEMERQLISMKVKYQSLQKQHLFNREQMQRMKLQIATLLQMKGSQTEFEQLERLQAMLEQKNGEVENLLVKIKQLEKFKNLYENMESKPSSSLCASEDNSYYIDLLQMKLENSNKENEKVRDELSLQRMKALYESQRVLEVERKLFTNERHLQLFQSENMNLRVKLDELKMKYEPEEPVEIPVHKRKREKLPLDVPLCKDVVTTSTVLEDPSNIISNSETSTSNIGGESQIPSENSGNSAVTLPLSQTPPVDQQSLKEKKCVKIIGISSSPEALREKNDNTDNSSRLLAAESKLQTEANEGKETASKPERKTFKKTYPTLYVPSKPTQTQCTQQ; via the exons atggaatctGAGTTGGTTTTGAATCTTCGTCGTCAGCTCAAAGAGGCTGAAGAAGAGCGAATGAAAGCAGCACAGTATGGTTTACTACTCTTGGAGAGCCAAAATGAGCTGCAGAATCAATTGGATAAAATGAGAAGTGAAATAATGAGCACAACAGAG ctGGAAAAGTTGAAAGCTGAATTAGATGAAGCTCGACTAAGTGAAAAACAATTGAAACACAAAGTAGAACATCAGAAAGAAATCTTGTCTGCTAAATCAGAGGAATTGCGGATAATGTCTGAGCGTGTACATGAAACCATGTCTTCCGAAATGCTGAGTCTTCAAATTGAGATAACTGAGTTGGAAAGTGTGAAG GCCAGTCTTGAGGAAAGAATTAATGAGCTGCAATATAGACAAGAACAGCTAGAACTTATTAATAACAACTTACAGCACCAAGTGGAATGTCTTCAAGGggaaaaagaagacagagaaaaagaagttgTTTCATACTTTAATGCATTAGAG aaagctCGTGTAACTAATCAGGATCTACAAACACAATTGGACCATGCATTGCAGCAGTCAATGGACCCCAACAGTAAAGGCAACTCTTTGTTTGCAGAG GTGGAAGATCGAAGGGCAGAAATGGAACGACAGTTGATCAGTATGAAAGTCAAGTATCAATCTCTTCAAaaacaacatttatttaataGAGAACAGATGCAAAGAATGAAG ttACAAATTGCCACACTGCTACAGATGAAAGGGTCACAAACAGAATTTGAGCAACTAGAACGCTTGCAGGCTATGTTAGAGCAGAAGAATGGTGAAGTAGAAAATCTTTTAGTGAAGATAAAGCAGTTAGAGAAATTTAAG aatttatatgaaaatatggaATCCAAGCCTTCTAGTAGCTTGTGTGCTTCAGAAGATAATTCATATTATATTGATTTACTTCAAATGAAGCTTGAAAACTCAAA caaagagaatgaaaaggttAGAGATGAGCTATCCTTACAGCGGATGAAGGCATTATATGAGAGCCAGCGGGTTTTGGAGGTAGAGAGAaaactttttacaaatgaaaggcATCTCCAGCTTTTCCAAAGTGAAAATATGAACCTGAGGGTTAAACTAGATGAGCTGAAAATGAAATACGAACCTGAAG agCCAGTTGAAATACCTGTACATAAAAGAAAGCGTGAGAAGTTGCCTCTGGATGTACCTCTTTGTAAAGATGTGGTTACTACTAGCACTGTCCTAGAAGACCCTTCTAATATAATCTCTAACAGTGAGACCTCTACTAGTAATATAGGAGGAGAAAGCCAGATCCCATCAGAGAATTCTGGGAATTCAGCTGTGactctccctctttcccaaaCTCCACCTGTGGATCAGCAATCTCTGAAGGAAAAGAAGTGTGTGAAAATCATTGGCATTTCCTCCAGTCCAGAAGCTTTAcgtgaaaaaaatgacaacaccGATAATTCTTCCAG GTTATTAGCTGCTGAATCGAAGCTCCAAACAGAAGCTAACGAAGGCAAAGAAACTGCAAGCAAACctgaaagaaaaacttttaagaaaacaTATCCTACCTTATATGTGCCTTCCAAACCAACTCAGACACAGTGTACTCAACAataa
- the SPDL1 gene encoding protein Spindly isoform X1, with the protein MESELVLNLRRQLKEAEEERMKAAQYGLLLLESQNELQNQLDKMRSEIMSTTENYEQEKFTLQREVELKNRMLESLNSECDAIRQQQKLQLEKLEEQLSRSHGQEVNELKNKLEKLKAELDEARLSEKQLKHKVEHQKEILSAKSEELRIMSERVHETMSSEMLSLQIEITELESVKASLEERINELQYRQEQLELINNNLQHQVECLQGEKEDREKEVVSYFNALEKARVTNQDLQTQLDHALQQSMDPNSKGNSLFAEVEDRRAEMERQLISMKVKYQSLQKQHLFNREQMQRMKLQIATLLQMKGSQTEFEQLERLQAMLEQKNGEVENLLVKIKQLEKFKNLYENMESKPSSSLCASEDNSYYIDLLQMKLENSNKENEKVRDELSLQRMKALYESQRVLEVERKLFTNERHLQLFQSENMNLRVKLDELKMKYEPEEPVEIPVHKRKREKLPLDVPLCKDVVTTSTVLEDPSNIISNSETSTSNIGGESQIPSENSGNSAVTLPLSQTPPVDQQSLKEKKCVKIIGISSSPEALREKNDNTDNSSRSVASLVSPQGSGQTPSSVFFRCMTCALRFFVCFLSVACSMILQLHLPPFNFPKTLKKTKMISDRKDS; encoded by the exons atggaatctGAGTTGGTTTTGAATCTTCGTCGTCAGCTCAAAGAGGCTGAAGAAGAGCGAATGAAAGCAGCACAGTATGGTTTACTACTCTTGGAGAGCCAAAATGAGCTGCAGAATCAATTGGATAAAATGAGAAGTGAAATAATGAGCACAACAGAG AattatgaacaagaaaaatttaCTCTTCAGAGAGAAGTTGAACTTAAAAATCGAATGTTGGAAAGTTTGAATTCTGAATGTGATGCCATTAGACAACAGCAAAAATTGCAgttggaaaaattagaagaacagctATCAAGAAGCCATGGACAGGAAGTGAATGAACTTAAAAACAAG ctGGAAAAGTTGAAAGCTGAATTAGATGAAGCTCGACTAAGTGAAAAACAATTGAAACACAAAGTAGAACATCAGAAAGAAATCTTGTCTGCTAAATCAGAGGAATTGCGGATAATGTCTGAGCGTGTACATGAAACCATGTCTTCCGAAATGCTGAGTCTTCAAATTGAGATAACTGAGTTGGAAAGTGTGAAG GCCAGTCTTGAGGAAAGAATTAATGAGCTGCAATATAGACAAGAACAGCTAGAACTTATTAATAACAACTTACAGCACCAAGTGGAATGTCTTCAAGGggaaaaagaagacagagaaaaagaagttgTTTCATACTTTAATGCATTAGAG aaagctCGTGTAACTAATCAGGATCTACAAACACAATTGGACCATGCATTGCAGCAGTCAATGGACCCCAACAGTAAAGGCAACTCTTTGTTTGCAGAG GTGGAAGATCGAAGGGCAGAAATGGAACGACAGTTGATCAGTATGAAAGTCAAGTATCAATCTCTTCAAaaacaacatttatttaataGAGAACAGATGCAAAGAATGAAG ttACAAATTGCCACACTGCTACAGATGAAAGGGTCACAAACAGAATTTGAGCAACTAGAACGCTTGCAGGCTATGTTAGAGCAGAAGAATGGTGAAGTAGAAAATCTTTTAGTGAAGATAAAGCAGTTAGAGAAATTTAAG aatttatatgaaaatatggaATCCAAGCCTTCTAGTAGCTTGTGTGCTTCAGAAGATAATTCATATTATATTGATTTACTTCAAATGAAGCTTGAAAACTCAAA caaagagaatgaaaaggttAGAGATGAGCTATCCTTACAGCGGATGAAGGCATTATATGAGAGCCAGCGGGTTTTGGAGGTAGAGAGAaaactttttacaaatgaaaggcATCTCCAGCTTTTCCAAAGTGAAAATATGAACCTGAGGGTTAAACTAGATGAGCTGAAAATGAAATACGAACCTGAAG agCCAGTTGAAATACCTGTACATAAAAGAAAGCGTGAGAAGTTGCCTCTGGATGTACCTCTTTGTAAAGATGTGGTTACTACTAGCACTGTCCTAGAAGACCCTTCTAATATAATCTCTAACAGTGAGACCTCTACTAGTAATATAGGAGGAGAAAGCCAGATCCCATCAGAGAATTCTGGGAATTCAGCTGTGactctccctctttcccaaaCTCCACCTGTGGATCAGCAATCTCTGAAGGAAAAGAAGTGTGTGAAAATCATTGGCATTTCCTCCAGTCCAGAAGCTTTAcgtgaaaaaaatgacaacaccGATAATTCTTCCAGGTCAGTGGCCTCTCTAGTGTCTCCTCAAGGCAGTGGGCAGACaccttcatctgttttctttcgCTGCATGACCTGTGCTCTACGtttctttgtctgttttcttAGTGTTGCATGCAGTATGATCCTTCAGCTTCACCTGCCTCCCTTCAACTTTCCCAAAACTCtaaaaaagactaaaatgatCTCAGATAGAAAGGACTCATAA